The Salvelinus fontinalis isolate EN_2023a chromosome 32, ASM2944872v1, whole genome shotgun sequence nucleotide sequence cagagagaacagtttatgacaagggtggctggagtctttgacaatttctcgggctttcctctgacacaagCCTagaatataggtcctggatggcaggaagcttggtgatGTAGTGGGCCGTACCGACTACTCTCTATAgcaccttatggtcagatgccgagcagttaccataccaggcgatgattcaactggtcaggatgctctcgatggtgcagctgtagacatttttgaggatctgggtacCCATGCCAAaacctttcagtctcctgagggggaatacgttttgttgtgtcctcttcacgactgttttggtgtatttggaccattaagtttgttggtgatgtggacaccaaggaacttgaaactctcgacccgctccactacagctccatcaatgtttttttttacttaaaaatgtaattgaacctttatttaactaggcaagtcagttaacaacaaattcttatttacaatgacggcctaggaacagtggcttaactgccttgttcaggagcagaattaCAGTTTTTTaggagcagaacgacagtttttcaggagcagaacgacagttactggcccaacgctccaggGGTTCTGTTTGGCCCGCCGtttcatgtagtccacaatcagctcctttgccttgctcacattgagggagaggttgttgtcctggcaccacactgccaggtcactgacctcttccctatagaccgtctcatcattgtcggtgatcaggcattccactgttgtgtcgtcagcaaacttaatgatggtgttggagtagtgTTTGGTCACAGGAagtacaggagtggactaagCACACATCCCttaggggccccagtgttgaggatcagcatagcagacgTGATGTTGcctacacttaccacctgggggcggcccgtcaggaagtccaggatacattgcagagtgaggtgtttagtcccagggtccttgactttgtgatgagctttgtgggcactatggtgttgaatgctgaactgtagtcaatgaacagcattctcacataggtgttccatttgtccaggtgggaaagggcagtgtggagtgccatttcccagcttcatgtggtagtcacctggaattcatttcaattaacaggtgagccttgttaaaagttcctttgtggaatttatttccttgttaatgtgtttgaaccaatcagttgtgttgtgacaaggtaggggtggtatacagaagatagccctatttggttaaagaccaagtccatattatggcaagaacgagagtgatggagtgctgcatcagatgacctggcctcaacaatcacccgacctccacccaattgagatggtttgggataagttggatcACAGAGTTaataaggaaaagcagccaacaagtgctcagcatatgtgggaactccttcaagacttctTAAAGAAAAGgcatccaggtgaagctggtgatagaatgccaagagtgtgcaaaggtgtcatcaaggcaaagggttgctactttgaagaatctaaaatatttatTGCTGGCCAGCAGATATCAATAATGTGCATTGTGAACAGACAATGAAGCTCCGAGTAATTAACCGTTTTCGGCACAATTTGGTGAAAGCTCCGAAGCCTACAGAAAGATGTGTTTTCCAATCACTACAGATTGCAATAACATATGATGTGTTagctgatatgtaaaatacctatccaggcatttTAAGATTTGCCACGTATCAGCgacgcctgggcagaggaacgcggcCAACAAGATGGTGCCGACAAGAtggtgccgacagagatggtcgcctcgcttcgagtatttaggaaactatgcagtattttgtttttttatgtattatttcttaccccaggaaatcttaagtcttattacatacagccgggaagaactattggctATAAGAGCGACaccaacttaccaacattacgaccaggaatacgactttcccgaagcagattctctgtttggaccaccacccagaacaatggatctgatcccaaaAGCTGACACTAGACAACGGCTCCACAGAAGGggcggcctcctggtcaggctaCATAAACAtgcacatcgcccaccgctcccaagtatactactcaccaatgtccagtgtcttgacaacaaggtagccgaaattcgagcaagggttgccttccagagagagatcagagattgtaacattctctgtttcacggaaacatggctctctcgggatatgttgtcggaatcgaTTCAGCCACCAGGCCTCTCCATGCATCGCACCGACaaagataaacacctctctgagaagaggaagggcgggggtgtatgcttcatgattaacgactcatggtgtaaccataacaacatacaggaactcaagtccttctgctcactcaacctagaattcctcacaatcaaatgccgggcATATTACCTTCCAAGAGAATTCCCATCAGTTATcttcacagctgtgtacattccccctcaagcagacaccaagatggctctaaaggaacttcactggactctatgtaaactggaaaccatatatcctgaggctgcatttattgtagcaggggattttaacaaagcaaatttgagaacaaggctacctaaattctatcagcatattgattgcactatGCGCAGGTGTAATACActtgaccactgctactctaacttctgcgatgcatacaaagcccttccTTCAGCAAATCCGATCACAAtgccatcttgctcctaccgtcttataggcagaaactcaaacaggatataccggtgactagaaccattcaacgctggtctgaccaatcaaaATCCACGCTTCAAGAACTGCGGCGTCCCTcttcttctccgtggccgacgtgagtaaaacatttaaacgtgttaaccctcgcagggctgctggcccagacggaatacctagccgcatcctcagagcatgcgcagaccagctggctggtgtgtttacagacatattcaatcagtccctatcccagtctgctgtccccacatgcttcaagatggcctccattgttcctgtaccctggaaggcaaagataactgaactaaatgcctacctccccatagcactcacttctgtcatcctgAAGTGCTTTAAGAGACTAGTCAATGATCAAATCATCTCGACCttccggccaccctagacccacttcagtttgcatactgcccaaacaggtccacagatgatgcaatcgccatcacactgcacactgccgtatcccatctggacaagaggaatacctatgtaagaatgctgttcattgactacaggtaAGCATTcaccaccatagtaccctccaagttcATCGTCAAGCTGGAGGCCATGGGCCTCAATCCCGCCCTTTGCAATTGAGTCCTGGACTTTTCTGACGGGCCACACCCAGGTGAGGAACGTAAGAAACAACATCTCTACCTCGCTGACCCTGAACACTGGTGCCCCACACGGGTGTGTgtacagccccctcctgtactctctgttcacccacgactgcgtggccatgcacacatCCAACTCAACCATCAAGTtagcagatgacacaacagtagtgggcttgattaccaacaacgacgagacagcctacagggaggaggtgagggcacttggagtgtagtgtcaggaaaacaacttcTCACTCAAATTCAACAAaaaaaagagatgatcgtggacttcaggaaatagcAGAAGGGGCACCCCCCCACCTACATCGAAGTGACAACAGTGGAGaaagtggaacgttttaagttcctcggcgaacacatcatggacaaactgaaatggtccacccacacagacagcgtggtgaagaaggcgcagcagcgcctcttcaacctcaggaggcttaagaaattcggcttgtcaccaaaaacactcacatacttttacaaatgcacaattgagagcatcctgtggggctgtatcaccgcctggtacgacagCTGCCCCGCCCATAGtcggaaggctctccagagggtagtgaggtctgcacaacgcatcacctgatgcaaactacctgccctccaggacacatacaccacccgatgtcacaggaaggccaaaaagatcatcaaagacaacaaccacccgagccactgcctgttcaccccgctatcatccagaaggcgaggtcagtacaggtgcatcaaagcggggaccgagagactgaaaaacagcttctatctcaaggctaaCAGacagttaaacagccatcactaacattgagtggctgctgccaacatactgactcaactccagccactttaataataaaacaaTTTATGTAATCAACTTATCACTTGCCACTTTATATATAATGttcacataccctacattactcatctcatatgtagatACTGTGCactctaccatctactgcatcttgccatcttgatgtaattaaatcaaatcaaatgtatttatatagcccttcttacatcagctgatatctcaaagtgctgtacagaaacccagcctaaaaccccaagcagcaagcaatgcaggtgtagaagcacagtggctcgaaaaaactccctagaaaggccaaaacctgggaagaaacctagagaggaaccaggctatgaggggtggccagtcctcttctggctgtgccgggtggagattataacaggacatggccaagatgttcaaatgttcataaatgaccagcatggtcaaataataataatcacagtagttgtcgagtgTGCAGCAAATCAGCACTTCacgagtaaatgtcagttggctttcatagccaatcattgagagtatctctaccactcctgctgtctctagagagttgaaaacagcaggtctgggacaggtagcacgtccggtgaacaggtcagggttccatagccgcaggcataacagttgaaactggagcagcagcacggccaggtggactggggacagcaaggagtcatcatgccaggtagtcctgaggcatggtcctagggctcaggtcctccaagagagagaaagaaagataaaattagagagagcatacttaaattcacacaggacaccggataagacaggagaagtactacagatataacaaactgaccctagccccccgacacactaactactgcagcataaacactggaggctgagacaggaggtgtcaggagacactgtggccccatccgatgatacccccggacagggccaaacaggaaggatataaccccacccactttgccaaagcacagcccccacaccactagagggatatcttcacacaccaacttaccatcctgagacaaggccgagtatagcccacaaagatctccgtcgcggcacaacccaaggggggcgccaacccagacaggagaagatcacgtcagtgactcaacccactcgagtgacgcacccctcccagggacggcatgaaagagcaccagtaagccagtgactcagcccctgtaatagggttagaggcagagaatcccagtggagagaggggaaccggccaggcagagacagcaagggcggttcgttgctccagagcctttcagttcaccttcacactcctgtgccagactacactcaatcatatgacccactgaaaagatgagtcttcagtaaagactgagaccgagtctgcgtctctcacatgggtaggcagaccattccataaaaatggagctctataggagaaagccctgcctccagctgtttgcttagaaattctagggacaattaggaggcctgcgtcttgtgaccgtagcgtacgtgtaggtatgtacggcaggaccaaatcggaaagataggtaggagcaagcccatgtaatgctttgtaggttaggagtaaaaccttgaaatcagaccttgccttaacaggaagccagtgtagggagactagcactggagtaatatgatcaaaatttggggttctagtcaggattttagcagccgtatttagcattAACTGAAgtatatttagtgctttatccgggtaaccGGAAAGTTaaacattgcagtagtctaacctagaagtaacaaaagcatggatacatttttctgcatcatttttggacagaaagtttatgacttttgcaatgttacgtagatggaaaaaagctgtccttgaaacagtcttgatatgttcgtcaaaagagagatcagggtccaaagtaacgccgaggtccttcacagttttatttgagacgactttacaaccatcaagattaattgtcagattcaacagaagatctctttgtttcttgggacctagaacaagcatctctgttttgtccgggtttaaaagtagaacgtttgcagccatccacttccttatgtctgaaacaaaggcttctagcgagggcaattttggggcttcaccatgtttcattgaaatgtacagctgtgtgtcatccgcatagcagtgaaagttaacattatgttttcgaatgacatccctaagaggtaaaatatatagtgaaaacaatagtggtcccaaaACAGAACCTTACCTTACTTAAATGTATCacgagccactttaaacaatgacactttatataatgttctcataccctacattactcatctcatatgtatatactgtacgctataccatctactgcatcttgccatcttgatgtaaatgtatcactagccactttaaaacaatgccacttcatataatgttttcataccctacattactcatctcatatgtatatactgtactctataccatctactgcatcttgccatcttgatgtaatgtatcactagccactttaaacaatgccacttaataatgtttacatatcttacattactcatatcatatttatgtactgtattttataccatctgttGCACCTTGCCTATGGTGCTTGGCCATCGTTCATccttatatttatatgtacatattctcattcacccctttgagatttgtgtgtattagttgTAGTTGTCGGGGaactgttagattacttgttagatattactgcactgtcggaaccagaagcacaagcatttcgctacactcgcattaacatctgctaaccatttgtatgtgacaaataaaatgtgatttgatttgaacatgcgTGCCAATTAAAGATCTTGACTAATCAGATGCAAGGCCCAATTAGGGCGTAATCCAGCCCAGGTGTGCAGCCTGGTTGGTTGTTAAAAGCTACCTCAGTTTCATCTATTGTAGCATAGCAGAGGCACGCTGTCCTCTAACCTACAGAGTCAAATTAGTTGTTGGCATGGGACTCATGATGGCAAACACGCTCAGGTTATTGTTCAAGCAACTGGTTTGGTTTTTACTTGTGGAAAACGTCTTAGTCTCTCCTGCTTTGTCATATACTTATAGCACTGACACATGGCAACAACTTCCAAGGCGAACACCACAATTTGACTATCGGCCACACTTTAAACAGCCTCCACTCCAACAAACAGTTTCAAGGCCAGTTAGAGTAGAAACTGTCGCTGTGACGTGCCATTCAGACTACATGGAGATAGTCGTGAAGGCTGATCTGTTTAAACTCGGTAATCTAATCGACGTGGATGACCTGCGACTTGGAGTTGAACAGTACCAAGACCAAGACAACTGTAGGGCTACAGCGTCAGCAGCCGGTGATGAGTACAGAATATTTGCACCACTTTCAGACTGTGGAACCAAGTACCTggtaatatatttatatatttgtatTCAGTAGTTGACTTCTTGAAACAACCTTCTCTTAAATGCTGCTTTGTGACTCCACAGATGAACGAAGACTCATTGATCTACACAAACCTCCTCAGATATACGCCCAGAACCACACCAGATGCCGTTATTCGAATGGCTGGTGCTGTAATCCCAATTGAGTGTCATTATGAAAGGTGAGTTTAGGCTATACTGTTGTATGACGATCATAGGAATCCTGCGTTGACCTATTGGTGTATTTACCGGTCTGTACTTTCTGTTTCAGGAAGTACAGTTTGGACAGCTCTCCTCTCCAGCCGACCTGGATCCCTTTCACCGCCACAGTGCCTGCTGAAGACACCCTGCAGTTCTCATTGAAGCTTATGACAAGTGGGTATATTAATCCTGGGCTGCATTTTGCAGGGTACAATTTTGTTGAACATTCAGATAGTCAATCACAAGGATACAATGGCGCTCTCCCAGAAGCTAGGTAAAACCCGTGAATTGAATGTTCAGATAtaaatcattgagagtatctctaccgctcctgctgtctcgaGTTGAAAACAGccggtctgggacaggtagcacgtccagtgaacaggtcagggatccatagccgcaggcagataTAAATGTACTATGTAGCACAAATGCCCCTCTGACATGCAAAATACGGAATCACATCAGACAACTGTTATTGGGGTTTACTTCTATCTGCAACGTTATACAGTTTGCCTACTAAAACATGGCGCTGTTAACAAACCCCTTTTATCCATTATTTGATGCTCACTAGTTGAGTGACTATTGACAATGTTCTGGCCGGGGTAGTTTTTATAGCGACTCGCGTTCGTAACTTTAAAATGCATCACTTGCAGTACAGTTTTTCATAACAGCGATACATTTTCAAAAAAGATCAATTACTACACGTTTTATAGGGTTCCCACACGGGTGTAGTTCCATGTGACAGTGCTTGTTAACATACAGAAGAGAGAGGCGTACTTGTGCTAATTAGTTATCTGTCTTCAAATACCTGTGTATAAACGGAAGATTGACCCCACAAACGTGGTGTCGCTGAAATACTGTCGGCTACAACTAAATGGGGTAGAGTAAGTGTTGCGCTTGTGAAGTGATATGAAAGAGGGCTTTGTTTCTTGAACTACACTGCAATAGATGTTTTAGCTGCCAGGGCCAATTCGCATCTAAACAGATGGTCCTTGGGCTATAAGGAGTATTGTTAGGCTCCATTAGTTCATTATTGGATATCCTGTCTTTACTACCATTTCCTTTCCAGGTGACTGGCTCTATGAGCGGGTTTCTGGAGTCTACTTCCTGGGTGATCCCATCAACATTGAGGCGTCTGTCAGGGTTGCTCACCACACCAGGCTCAGGGTCTTTGTTAGCAGCTGCGTGGCCACACTGGACCCTGATAGCAACTCTGTCCCCAGATATGTCTTCATTAAGAGTGATGGGTAAGCAGGGGAGGAAATGGCTTAGAAGACTATTCTCCGGCTGGCCCGTAGAGAACAATAGAATATGCCgtttgagggcttccaccatttttaaagtagtcaactggtgCTTGGTGGCGTCTTTGAGACTTAATTGGTTACTAAGGACAATGCCCCAATATGTATTTTAATATTATCTCCCTCCAGGTGCTTGACGGATTCCCAGCTGCCTGGTTCCCGCTCTGGTTTCATGCGTAGAACCCAGGACAACAAGCTCGGGTTCCACATTGATGCCTTTAGGTTCTACcaggaggacagggcagaggtGAGGGTGGTATTTTTTTTAAAAAGAACAGATGTTGTAGAGGCTATGGGTACTGTAGTTAAATGGTTCTACAGTAACATTTACAGACATTATGTAGGCtgtgattctgcatctttgttttGCTTATCCTGTTTTTTACAGCTGTACATCACCTGCCACCTTATGGCAGTCCCTGTCATGAACCATGCAGAGCCTAGCAACAAGGCATGCTCCTTCATTGATGGCAGGTGGGATAAGTCACATTTCCTTAGCTACTGTTACTGGGCTGTGACCTATTCACTGGAATaaccatatattttttaaagtggtGTGTTCTTGGTCCATGAGTAGATCTTTCATACATTTCAGATGGAGGTCTGCTGATGAGAATGATTTGCTATGTGGGCGTTGTACAAGCCTGAGTAGACAGAAGGGGGTTGATCAAGCTCCAGCACAACGTCCCCTCAGTCCAAGACTAGGTGGTAGCCAACTTGAACCTCATGTCGACCACAACAAAGCCCCAGCCTCTGGTGACAATTGGAGTATTGGGATGAAAGCCAAGAAAGGTGTATTTGACATCTTAATCCCTCTATTCCATCACCAACTTCTCAAAACACATTGCAGGGGCGGGACTTTCTCCAATATGGTTGAGATGGAAATTGAGGGAAGACTAATTGAGTGTTTTGACTGcaaatgtgtgtgcctgcatgcgtTTAATTAATGTGTTGTCCTTTTAGTATGGGACCAGGATACTACTTTGGGCCCCATGATGGTCCTCCCAAGTAAACAGAAGAGTACACCTGTATCTCCACGGATGAGTGGAGGTATCGATAAACCTGGCTTCCCTGCCTCAACAGGGGACAGGAAGCCCGTATCACCTGGCAGTCGTGTGAGTGGCATGGACTACAAGAGAGGTAATCTTaatccttatgtagtgcactacctttgatcagGTTGTCTTGATAACCCAACCCTAGGCAACAGCAGTGACTCGGGTCTGGTTTCAATGACTGACTCGTTTGGCAACTTCACCCAACAAGGCAGACATAGCAGAACGTCATGATTTGAAACCACATTTTGTAGGGAATACCTTTGCAGTGGTTTTAGTGTAGGTAGTTGAGGAAAACTAGCCAATGGCATGATGTGCTCATTAAAAATAACTGATCATCTTGCTAGCTATTTTGTATGTATTCAAGCGGATAAGGTAGTGACATTGGCATAGAGCAACTAAGTCTGCCTAACTCGCATTCTAGTACGTACAGAAGTGTAAAGccagtttatataatgtgtgggAGGCAACCAGGATGTCTAGACTATAGCCCAGACCATGAtgtactggtcaaaagtagtgcactctataggtcATCGGGTGCCACTTCGGA carries:
- the LOC129830547 gene encoding zona pellucida sperm-binding protein 3-like, with product MGLMMANTLRLLFKQLVWFLLVENVLVSPALSYTYSTDTWQQLPRRTPQFDYRPHFKQPPLQQTVSRPVRVETVAVTCHSDYMEIVVKADLFKLGNLIDVDDLRLGVEQYQDQDNCRATASAAGDEYRIFAPLSDCGTKYLMNEDSLIYTNLLRYTPRTTPDAVIRMAGAVIPIECHYERKYSLDSSPLQPTWIPFTATVPAEDTLQFSLKLMTSDWLYERVSGVYFLGDPINIEASVRVAHHTRLRVFVSSCVATLDPDSNSVPRYVFIKSDGCLTDSQLPGSRSGFMRRTQDNKLGFHIDAFRFYQEDRAELYITCHLMAVPVMNHAEPSNKACSFIDGRWRSADENDLLCGRCTSLSRQKGVDQAPAQRPLSPRLGGSQLEPHVDHNKAPASGDNWSIGMKAKKVWDQDTTLGPMMVLPSKQKSTPVSPRMSGGIDKPGFPASTGDRKPVSPGSRVSGMDYKRGPYFAQSQNAASPLGPRVGPNNKHGLVSSATYDGFIRRKELIAQRELEATPDPELIPTPEPIGDLEVTTEKEGLTENQYEIGTY